A genome region from Streptomyces pratensis includes the following:
- a CDS encoding CocE/NonD family hydrolase — MTVFRPTVDGLATDVCLPDGAGPFPTVLIRTPYDRARHLAEARGWARRGFGAVVQDVRGRFASPGEWRPYENEAADGVSAARWIRRQSWSDGRYVAVGASYAAYCALSLALEAHREDRPNAVIAAVPALGAAETAREPSGAERLLTRAGWWAAHGDRRDSDERALERALAADPGLLGHLPLTDLPRRLGRNLPSWAGLWRRDDRGRLTSRAAHTDMPLLAVGGHHDHFTEDTVALWRTWGGPSARLLLGPWGHGLVTAPGPDAGPAHRVGLGELYVRWARRALAGGLAPGHHGAVALGGGDLWLPAGTDVEPTTQRLRLLHGSLFTADPDRPVRSDDLTVPTGDFPDRCVLVTPPLPRPLDAVGPVRIHLRATADTPSADWAARLVALTPEGTAEPLVAGILRRAEMARHSGEFTIELGRLARRLTVGTRLRLEIAGHHFPAHARNPHTGGDPITTDRLFASRREVDPASVTLNLHVLPSRPPSVDPTEEILR; from the coding sequence ATGACGGTCTTCCGTCCGACTGTCGACGGCCTCGCCACTGACGTGTGCCTGCCCGACGGCGCCGGTCCCTTTCCCACCGTCCTCATCCGTACTCCTTACGACCGTGCCCGACACCTGGCCGAGGCGCGAGGCTGGGCCCGCAGAGGGTTCGGCGCCGTCGTCCAGGACGTGCGGGGCAGATTCGCGTCGCCGGGGGAGTGGCGTCCGTACGAGAACGAGGCCGCCGACGGAGTGTCGGCAGCCCGTTGGATCCGCCGACAGTCCTGGAGCGACGGACGCTACGTAGCCGTCGGAGCCTCCTACGCTGCCTACTGCGCCCTCTCTCTCGCCCTCGAAGCACACAGGGAGGACCGGCCGAATGCTGTTATCGCCGCCGTGCCCGCACTCGGCGCCGCGGAGACGGCCCGCGAACCCTCCGGCGCCGAACGGCTGCTGACCCGAGCCGGCTGGTGGGCCGCCCACGGGGACCGGCGGGACTCCGACGAACGCGCGCTGGAAAGGGCCCTGGCAGCGGACCCCGGCCTGCTCGGCCACCTGCCGCTCACCGATCTCCCCCGGCGGCTGGGCCGGAACCTGCCTTCCTGGGCGGGGCTGTGGCGGCGTGATGATCGCGGTCGTCTCACCTCGCGGGCTGCCCATACCGACATGCCTCTGCTCGCGGTCGGAGGCCACCACGACCACTTCACCGAGGACACCGTCGCGCTGTGGCGCACCTGGGGCGGGCCTTCAGCCCGCCTGCTGCTGGGCCCGTGGGGTCACGGCCTCGTCACCGCGCCCGGACCCGACGCAGGCCCCGCGCACCGGGTCGGCCTCGGTGAGCTGTACGTGCGTTGGGCCCGCCGCGCCCTGGCCGGCGGTCTCGCTCCCGGGCACCACGGCGCGGTGGCGCTGGGCGGCGGAGACCTGTGGCTGCCCGCCGGCACCGACGTCGAGCCGACCACGCAGCGGCTGCGGCTGCTCCACGGCTCCCTCTTCACCGCCGACCCCGACCGTCCCGTCCGCTCCGACGACCTCACCGTGCCCACCGGGGACTTCCCCGACCGTTGTGTGCTGGTCACCCCGCCGCTACCGCGCCCGCTCGACGCCGTCGGGCCCGTGCGCATCCACCTGCGGGCCACCGCCGACACTCCGTCCGCCGACTGGGCCGCCCGTCTCGTCGCCCTCACACCGGAAGGGACCGCCGAGCCACTCGTCGCAGGCATCCTGCGGCGGGCGGAGATGGCTCGCCACAGCGGCGAGTTCACCATCGAACTCGGACGTCTCGCGCGTCGGCTGACGGTCGGCACGCGGCTGCGGCTCGAAATCGCCGGACACCATTTCCCGGCTCATGCTCGCAACCCTCACACCGGGGGTGACCCGATCACGACTGACAGGCTGTTCGCCTCCCGGCGAGAAGTCGACCCGGCGAGCGTGACGTTGAACCTGCACGTCCTACCGTCCCGCCCCCCGTCCGTCGATCCCACCGAGGAGATTCTGCGATGA
- a CDS encoding YcaO-like family protein has product MTALPLEALVDPVCGIVRKVKPVEHPAGAPPRYTALTAEIADARKLGLWPADRVSLGTTFGDLEQARIAAIAEGIERYCGNRVPPPGHPDAPLRATAAELAQQGLRLYGPDDLPAYASWQYTRAKFPYRRLAEDTPSLWTRGTERLPDGRTTEVWAPVALTHLNWRQGDLRELPRTHHLNYAGIATGQGFDDAVERGLLEVVERDALELWWHLDGPARGIDPASVPGLMDDLAGSALDVHLVEMPSEFAPCVAALVHDPALGLYAAGFACKYDPAEAARKAVLEAVHTWVFTQGLTDPDGWVFQAVEAGLLARGLYLEHRADGRYLDACGEHFEHVRDLGAHVQVWLDERMTTEARRFTEPAHRAVSVDAIEPGSRERLEKALHAGGHRVMTFDLTTEDVAETSLRVARVLVSGLLPNAPAAFGYFGCPRLAEAAVRRGWRTKAPGAPDDFTLAPPPHM; this is encoded by the coding sequence ATGACGGCGCTGCCGCTGGAAGCTCTCGTCGACCCCGTCTGCGGCATCGTCCGCAAGGTCAAACCCGTCGAGCACCCCGCGGGTGCCCCGCCCCGCTACACGGCACTCACAGCCGAGATTGCCGATGCCCGAAAGCTGGGCCTGTGGCCCGCTGACCGGGTCTCGCTGGGGACCACCTTCGGAGACCTGGAGCAAGCGAGAATTGCTGCGATAGCCGAGGGGATCGAGCGGTACTGCGGCAATCGTGTGCCGCCGCCCGGCCACCCCGACGCCCCCTTGCGTGCCACCGCTGCCGAGCTGGCTCAGCAGGGTCTGCGGCTCTACGGCCCTGATGACCTGCCCGCGTACGCGTCGTGGCAGTACACGAGGGCGAAGTTCCCCTACCGCCGCCTCGCCGAGGACACCCCGTCCCTGTGGACCCGCGGCACCGAGCGGCTGCCGGACGGACGGACGACGGAGGTCTGGGCGCCGGTCGCCCTCACCCACCTCAACTGGCGCCAGGGTGACCTGCGGGAGCTGCCGCGTACCCACCACCTCAACTACGCGGGCATAGCCACCGGGCAAGGATTCGACGACGCCGTCGAGCGCGGGCTGTTGGAGGTGGTCGAACGCGACGCCCTGGAACTGTGGTGGCACCTCGACGGGCCGGCTCGCGGCATCGACCCGGCCAGCGTGCCCGGTCTGATGGACGATCTGGCCGGATCCGCGCTGGACGTCCATCTCGTCGAGATGCCGTCGGAGTTCGCCCCGTGCGTCGCCGCGCTCGTCCACGACCCGGCTCTCGGCCTGTACGCAGCCGGGTTCGCCTGCAAGTACGACCCCGCCGAGGCCGCTCGCAAAGCGGTACTGGAAGCGGTTCATACATGGGTGTTCACACAGGGGCTGACCGATCCCGACGGCTGGGTCTTCCAGGCCGTCGAGGCCGGCCTGCTCGCCCGGGGGCTCTACCTGGAGCACCGCGCCGACGGCCGCTACCTCGACGCGTGCGGCGAGCACTTCGAACACGTGCGGGACCTGGGGGCACACGTGCAGGTATGGCTGGACGAACGGATGACGACCGAGGCCCGGCGGTTCACCGAGCCCGCCCACCGGGCCGTGTCCGTCGACGCGATCGAGCCCGGCAGCCGCGAGCGGCTGGAGAAGGCGCTGCACGCAGGCGGTCATCGCGTCATGACCTTCGACCTGACCACCGAGGACGTGGCCGAGACGTCGCTGAGGGTGGCCCGGGTCCTCGTGTCCGGGCTCCTCCCCAACGCCCCGGCGGCCTTCGGTTACTTCGGCTGCCCGCGGCTCGCCGAAGCGGCTGTGCGACGGGGCTGGCGGACGAAAGCGCCGGGCGCACCGGACGACTTCACGCTGGCGCCCCCGCCCCACATGTGA
- a CDS encoding SagB/ThcOx family dehydrogenase: MLRLSLRASDDSGRLRPAPSAGALHPVDTELVLGTGCPLPPGRYGYDPLRDHAHRLGGQPDTEPPGIRAELSVTARRTISHYGHRAWPLLLLDTGHATAALFLAAHALGMAVPELSLDGDAETPLAFVRIAPSLPAPGPGDPMCPPPSVRVPTPEELLARRSAPPPLPGSPTPDALRAVLATATKAGGSDLRWCVAVGPPRPGLMELGAGGTTLRRFAAGEARPTLAAWAAGQAWIADAGAVLLARGCPQDADERHIRRTHLRAGFAVQLAHVTARHHGVAARPVGSWQQADLGAALGDTPGRDWIVHGLALGTLHADEENTT; the protein is encoded by the coding sequence ATGCTGCGTCTTTCCCTGCGTGCCTCGGACGACTCCGGTCGGTTGCGGCCGGCCCCCTCCGCCGGCGCACTGCACCCGGTGGACACCGAACTCGTCCTGGGCACGGGATGCCCTCTTCCGCCCGGGCGCTACGGCTACGACCCACTGCGCGACCACGCGCACCGTCTCGGCGGGCAACCCGATACCGAGCCGCCGGGCATCAGGGCCGAACTCTCCGTCACCGCACGCCGGACGATTTCCCACTACGGCCATCGCGCCTGGCCGCTGCTGCTCCTCGACACCGGGCACGCCACCGCCGCGCTATTCCTCGCGGCCCACGCCCTGGGCATGGCCGTGCCCGAACTCAGCCTGGACGGAGACGCGGAGACACCGCTCGCCTTCGTGCGGATCGCGCCTTCCCTCCCAGCCCCCGGGCCCGGCGACCCTATGTGTCCTCCGCCGTCGGTGAGGGTACCCACCCCCGAGGAACTGCTGGCCCGACGCAGCGCACCGCCGCCGCTACCCGGCTCGCCGACCCCAGATGCGCTGAGAGCGGTCCTCGCCACCGCCACCAAGGCCGGCGGCAGCGACCTGCGCTGGTGCGTGGCCGTCGGCCCCCCTCGGCCCGGGCTGATGGAGCTGGGCGCCGGCGGCACGACACTACGACGGTTCGCCGCAGGGGAAGCCCGCCCCACGCTCGCGGCCTGGGCCGCCGGCCAGGCATGGATCGCCGACGCGGGTGCCGTCCTGCTCGCCCGCGGTTGTCCCCAGGACGCCGACGAGCGGCACATCCGCCGCACCCACCTGCGGGCCGGCTTCGCTGTCCAGCTGGCCCACGTCACCGCCCGACACCACGGTGTGGCTGCCCGGCCCGTCGGCTCCTGGCAACAGGCGGACCTCGGCGCCGCGCTCGGTGACACACCCGGCCGGGACTGGATCGTCCACGGACTGGCGCTCGGCACCCTCCACGCAGACGAGGAGAACACCACATGA
- a CDS encoding ABC transporter ATP-binding protein/permease produces MIVHPELRRAARRVRRPLLAASLLQGAVTLTHLAQAVLLAVALAGLARSHAGQLPWLLTTVVFVVAARAGLGTWQRRTATRAGAEARVALRDELLAHLGRLGPAHLTTARAGAVRTTLVDGVEGVDAYVSRYLPQLLITLTVPPLVLAVLAVVEPMVLIGLVPALLLALFGPRAWDRLLATRGKEHWDTYEGLGADYLEALQGMPALRAAGAVGRTRARLEKRSAALHRATVAKLRVSLVDTGITDLAIQGGTAAAALLACWSAVSGSTTATGTYLVLLLASECFRPVRDLAREWHAGYLGASAADGIAALRTAEPAVQDTGTEPAHWPTPPEVCFEDVWFTYDGAPEPALHGVSFTAPAGRTTAIVGPSGAGKSTLLALLLRHHDPVEGRITLDGRSATQYSLEALRQGIAVVSQETYLFHATIADNLRMARPDATDDEVTSAARTAGIHDEITALPDGYATVLGERGATLSGGQRQRLALARALLTDAPVLVLDEATSSVDERREADIVRELMNAANDRTVLVIAHRLAAVQHADHIVVLDAGHVEAIGEHAGLADAGGVYARLVEAGRTHPEELAA; encoded by the coding sequence ATGATCGTCCACCCCGAACTGCGCCGTGCCGCCCGCCGCGTGCGGCGGCCCCTGCTCGCCGCCAGTCTCCTGCAGGGGGCCGTCACCCTCACCCACCTGGCACAGGCCGTGCTGCTGGCCGTCGCGTTGGCCGGACTGGCCCGCAGTCACGCGGGACAGCTACCGTGGCTGCTCACCACCGTGGTGTTCGTCGTGGCCGCCCGGGCCGGACTCGGCACCTGGCAGCGGCGCACCGCCACCCGCGCCGGAGCGGAGGCGAGAGTGGCGCTGCGGGACGAACTCCTCGCCCACCTGGGACGGCTGGGGCCCGCGCATCTGACCACCGCGCGCGCCGGAGCCGTCCGCACCACCCTCGTCGACGGCGTGGAGGGCGTCGATGCCTATGTCTCGCGCTACCTGCCCCAGCTTCTGATCACTCTGACCGTGCCGCCCCTGGTGCTCGCCGTACTGGCCGTGGTGGAACCGATGGTGTTGATCGGTCTCGTACCGGCTCTGCTACTGGCCCTGTTCGGGCCGCGCGCCTGGGACCGGCTCCTGGCCACCCGCGGCAAGGAGCACTGGGACACGTACGAAGGACTGGGCGCCGACTATCTGGAAGCCTTGCAGGGCATGCCGGCACTGCGGGCCGCGGGTGCGGTCGGCCGCACCCGCGCACGCCTGGAGAAGCGCTCGGCGGCGCTGCACAGGGCGACCGTCGCGAAACTGCGCGTCTCCCTGGTCGACACCGGCATCACCGACCTCGCCATTCAGGGAGGTACCGCCGCAGCAGCACTCCTCGCGTGCTGGTCGGCCGTCAGCGGATCCACCACGGCAACCGGCACCTATCTGGTACTGCTGCTGGCCTCCGAGTGCTTTCGGCCGGTCCGCGACCTCGCTCGCGAATGGCACGCCGGATACCTGGGCGCCTCGGCCGCGGACGGGATCGCGGCGCTGCGCACCGCCGAACCGGCGGTCCAGGACACCGGAACGGAGCCCGCGCACTGGCCGACCCCCCCGGAAGTGTGCTTCGAGGACGTGTGGTTCACCTATGACGGGGCACCGGAGCCCGCCCTCCACGGTGTCTCCTTCACCGCACCGGCGGGACGCACCACCGCGATCGTCGGCCCGTCCGGCGCCGGCAAGTCCACGCTCCTCGCCCTGCTCCTGCGTCACCACGACCCCGTCGAGGGCCGGATCACCCTCGACGGGCGCAGCGCCACCCAGTACTCCCTCGAAGCACTCCGGCAGGGCATCGCCGTGGTGTCGCAGGAGACGTACCTCTTCCACGCCACCATCGCCGACAACCTGCGCATGGCCCGGCCGGACGCCACGGACGACGAGGTGACGTCGGCGGCGCGTACCGCGGGCATCCACGACGAGATCACAGCCCTTCCCGACGGCTACGCCACCGTCCTCGGCGAACGCGGCGCCACCCTCTCCGGTGGACAGCGACAGCGGCTCGCACTCGCCCGAGCCCTGCTCACGGACGCCCCGGTGCTCGTCCTCGACGAGGCGACGAGCTCGGTCGACGAGCGCCGTGAAGCGGACATCGTCCGCGAACTGATGAACGCCGCAAACGACCGGACCGTTCTCGTGATCGCCCACCGGCTGGCCGCCGTCCAACACGCCGACCACATCGTCGTCCTCGACGCGGGACATGTCGAAGCCATCGGCGAACACGCCGGGCTCGCCGACGCCGGGGGCGTCTACGCGCGACTCGTCGAGGCCGGCCGCACCCACCCTGAGGAACTCGCCGCATGA
- a CDS encoding ABC transporter ATP-binding protein yields the protein MSNAMDTPTTGTFVPERGSLRALLPALAGHRAMTVRTCAAALLEQGSLVALLTLAAHTVGTAVIEGRAPSSGIVGVIVALVLVRTLMTWREMDLSHDLAYRVLAALRVRVFDGLARSAPARVAGRRSGDLAATAMADVEALEFFYAHTTAQLLASGTVFTAGTAVLATAEPWLLAAVLPIAALLIAAPFAEARGRARRGARTRQAGAELSADAVETVDGLRELLAFGALDDRRSRLAERGQRVGVAQRVEATWEALAAAVRDLLIVVAVLGVVTAVAQSVTSGRLHGAWAPAAMALALAVLGPVAESARSLSQAVSLRAAASRVGAAVKAPALAPPPVSPRSLPSGPLGVRLHGVRFDYGGGPVLDGVDLTVPAGQTLALVGASGAGKSTCAHILARFWDPAAGAVQLVPADGAPIDVREVDDAELRRSVALVGQETPLFHGTLADNLRLTAPDADDDLLAETARLCGVDRIAPMDTLVGERGATLSGGQRARIALARALLTQPRVLILDESTAHLDNASDAELATALHQEGRTTVVIAHRRATIRRCDRIAVLDAGRVTEEGTWEELSGRPESALNRSLVHIPA from the coding sequence ATGAGCAATGCCATGGACACCCCGACCACCGGCACATTCGTGCCCGAGCGCGGTTCGCTTCGCGCACTGCTTCCCGCCCTTGCCGGGCACCGGGCCATGACGGTCCGCACGTGTGCCGCCGCTCTCCTCGAACAGGGCTCTCTCGTAGCGCTGCTGACGTTGGCGGCGCACACCGTGGGGACGGCCGTGATCGAAGGCAGAGCCCCGTCCTCCGGCATCGTCGGCGTGATCGTGGCCCTGGTCCTCGTACGAACCCTGATGACCTGGCGTGAGATGGACCTCTCGCACGACCTGGCCTACAGGGTCCTCGCCGCACTGCGCGTACGCGTCTTCGACGGGTTGGCCCGCAGTGCGCCCGCCCGTGTCGCAGGCCGGCGCAGCGGGGATCTCGCCGCCACCGCCATGGCCGACGTGGAGGCACTGGAGTTCTTCTACGCCCACACCACCGCCCAGCTCCTCGCTTCGGGAACGGTCTTCACCGCCGGCACGGCGGTCCTCGCCACGGCGGAGCCGTGGCTGCTGGCTGCTGTACTGCCGATCGCAGCGCTGCTCATCGCAGCTCCCTTCGCCGAGGCACGTGGGCGCGCGAGGCGTGGTGCCCGCACGCGGCAGGCCGGCGCCGAGCTGTCGGCCGACGCCGTCGAGACTGTCGACGGACTGCGTGAACTGCTCGCCTTCGGCGCCCTCGACGACCGACGAAGCCGACTGGCGGAGCGCGGCCAGCGGGTGGGCGTCGCCCAACGCGTCGAGGCCACCTGGGAGGCCCTGGCCGCCGCGGTCCGTGACCTCCTCATCGTGGTGGCCGTCCTCGGTGTGGTAACCGCGGTGGCGCAGTCCGTGACCTCGGGGCGGCTGCACGGGGCGTGGGCGCCGGCGGCGATGGCCCTCGCCCTCGCCGTCCTCGGCCCCGTCGCGGAGTCGGCCCGGTCCCTGAGCCAGGCCGTGTCCCTGCGTGCTGCCGCCTCCCGGGTGGGCGCTGCGGTCAAGGCTCCAGCTCTCGCTCCGCCGCCGGTCTCGCCCCGCTCTCTTCCCTCGGGCCCTCTGGGCGTCCGGCTGCACGGGGTGAGGTTCGACTACGGCGGCGGTCCCGTGCTGGACGGCGTCGACCTGACCGTTCCAGCCGGGCAGACGCTTGCCCTGGTCGGTGCCTCGGGCGCCGGGAAGTCGACGTGTGCCCATATCCTGGCGCGGTTCTGGGACCCGGCTGCCGGAGCGGTACAGCTCGTACCCGCGGACGGGGCTCCCATCGACGTACGCGAGGTGGACGACGCCGAACTTCGCCGGTCCGTCGCGCTGGTGGGACAGGAGACACCTCTCTTCCACGGCACCCTCGCAGACAACCTTCGCCTCACCGCTCCCGACGCCGACGACGACCTCCTCGCCGAAACGGCCCGTCTGTGCGGCGTCGACCGAATCGCCCCGATGGACACCCTGGTCGGAGAGCGCGGCGCCACCCTCTCCGGAGGCCAGCGGGCCCGAATCGCCCTCGCCCGCGCGCTCCTGACACAGCCGAGAGTCCTGATACTGGACGAGTCCACCGCCCACCTGGACAACGCCAGTGACGCCGAACTCGCCACGGCGCTGCATCAGGAGGGGCGCACGACCGTTGTCATCGCGCATCGCCGCGCCACCATCCGCCGGTGTGACCGCATCGCGGTCCTTGACGCCGGACGGGTCACCGAGGAAGGCACTTGGGAGGAACTGTCCGGACGCCCCGAAAGTGCGCTCAATCGCAGCCTCGTTCACATCCCGGCCTGA
- a CDS encoding ATP-binding cassette domain-containing protein translates to MNHSLLDVRDLIVRYGPVTAVDHVTFTLDAGETLALNGPSGCGKSSTALAVLQLRRPDSGTVRFEGRELTSLTERELRPLRPRMQPVFQDPYGSLSPRHRICDAVAEPLKVHGGWDPADGPARVAELLDRVGLDPSCGDRRPHELSGGQCQRAGIARALASDPRLLVLDEPVSALDASVRAGVLNLLADLQDELGLGYLFICHDRAVVRHFADRVIEMRDGRTVHP, encoded by the coding sequence ATGAACCACTCACTGCTGGACGTCCGTGACCTCATCGTCCGCTACGGCCCGGTCACCGCCGTGGACCACGTCACGTTCACACTGGACGCCGGTGAGACCCTCGCTCTCAACGGCCCCTCCGGGTGCGGCAAGTCCTCCACTGCCCTCGCGGTGCTCCAGCTACGCCGGCCCGACTCCGGGACCGTCCGGTTCGAGGGGCGGGAGCTGACGTCTCTGACCGAACGCGAACTGCGCCCGCTCCGCCCACGCATGCAACCGGTCTTCCAGGACCCCTACGGCTCCCTCAGTCCCCGCCACCGCATCTGCGACGCGGTGGCCGAGCCACTGAAGGTGCATGGCGGGTGGGACCCGGCCGACGGACCCGCCCGCGTGGCCGAGCTGCTCGACCGGGTCGGCCTCGACCCGTCGTGCGGGGACCGGCGCCCGCACGAACTCTCCGGCGGCCAGTGTCAGCGGGCCGGAATCGCCCGCGCCCTCGCCTCCGATCCGCGGCTGCTCGTCCTCGACGAACCCGTGTCGGCACTCGACGCCTCCGTGCGGGCCGGCGTGCTGAACTTGCTCGCCGACCTTCAGGACGAGCTGGGCCTCGGCTACCTGTTCATCTGCCACGACCGGGCGGTCGTACGGCACTTCGCGGACCGGGTGATCGAGATGCGGGACGGGCGCACCGTCCACCCATGA
- a CDS encoding ABC transporter ATP-binding protein, with product MPSEALLSVRDLRIAFGEVEAVRGLTFDVRPGEVFALVGESGAGKSLTARALLGMVPRGATVSGSVRLRDSADLAAERGRRITLVPQDALSALSPVHPVGDQLAAAVRSVRRLSRREAHARAVAALDRVGIADAARRARAYPHEYSGGMRQRAVIAMATVNEPDVVVADEPTTALDEERREQVLRVLAEQREAVGAALVLVTHDLNVVRDHADRVLVMYAGRAAELGPVRQVLGRPRAPYTAGLLASLPQDGPRRRRLPVLRGAPPAPEALGPGCAFVPRCPLATDPCHGREPGLQAVDGRLVACHHATDVPDPLRKFV from the coding sequence ATGCCGTCTGAAGCACTGCTGTCGGTGCGTGACCTGCGGATCGCGTTCGGCGAGGTCGAGGCGGTGCGCGGACTGACCTTCGACGTACGCCCGGGCGAGGTGTTCGCCCTCGTCGGTGAGTCGGGGGCGGGCAAGTCCCTAACCGCCCGGGCACTGCTCGGCATGGTGCCGCGCGGCGCGACCGTCAGCGGCAGCGTGCGACTGCGGGACAGCGCCGATCTCGCCGCCGAACGCGGGCGCCGGATCACCCTCGTTCCCCAAGACGCCCTGTCAGCCCTCTCCCCCGTCCACCCTGTCGGCGACCAGCTCGCCGCCGCCGTACGGTCGGTACGGCGGCTGTCCCGCAGGGAGGCGCACGCCCGTGCCGTGGCCGCACTGGACCGGGTCGGCATCGCGGACGCCGCGCGCCGGGCGCGGGCCTACCCCCATGAGTACTCGGGCGGAATGCGACAGCGCGCCGTGATCGCCATGGCAACGGTCAACGAGCCCGACGTCGTCGTCGCCGACGAGCCGACCACAGCACTGGACGAGGAGCGCCGCGAGCAGGTCCTGCGGGTGCTCGCCGAGCAGCGCGAAGCGGTCGGCGCCGCACTGGTCCTCGTCACCCACGACCTGAACGTCGTACGGGACCACGCGGACCGCGTGCTGGTGATGTACGCGGGGCGGGCGGCCGAACTCGGCCCGGTACGGCAGGTACTCGGCCGTCCACGCGCCCCGTACACGGCGGGCCTGCTGGCCTCGCTCCCACAGGACGGCCCCCGGCGCCGCCGGCTGCCGGTGCTCCGCGGCGCCCCGCCTGCTCCGGAAGCCCTCGGGCCGGGCTGCGCATTCGTGCCGCGCTGCCCGCTGGCGACGGACCCGTGCCACGGCCGCGAACCCGGCCTGCAGGCCGTGGACGGACGCCTGGTCGCCTGCCACCACGCCACAGACGTGCCCGACCCTCTTCGGAAGTTCGTATGA
- a CDS encoding ABC transporter permease subunit, protein MKPTAAGVTRAVALAAALAAVGLLPWLSGRDPALTVLRARSAEQEPTEEALSAIRQDLGLEAGPLSLLGDWATGLLRGNLGTSWVSGTDVLPSVASGLQVSLGLMAAALSVAVLLAVALVTPVLVRGRGSAGAFAAMAAAVPEFLLATVALLVCGVWLGWLPTSGWQGPEYLVLPALALGVPAGGLLGRLVADALPAVLDERWAELWRGAGVSRTRVTLAALRRVLPPLVPQFAMVAVGLTGGAVAVETVFAVPGIGRTALGAAKSQDLPLLQGAVLALLALGLITGALAALVRRRLLGPALRDAGLSLPPARPVRAHPAIPAVLGALLLAAIGWGLFRDPYAVDTNARLAPPSWSNPMGTDGLGRDVLARLGHGAASTVGTAAAVCLLSLVVALALGFVPGIAAGAADIANALPPVIVGILVAAAAGPGTGGAALAVALISWPPLAAHAAALVQEVRASTFLTAQRAIGATPLWILTRHVLPSVAAPVARHALLRLPGIALALASLGFLGLGAQPPAPEWGLLLDESRAYVERAPWAALAPAVALALLAGLAVSGAAYAQGRRTTGRTVRKETAHAV, encoded by the coding sequence GTGAAGCCGACCGCAGCGGGGGTGACCCGCGCCGTCGCCCTCGCCGCCGCACTTGCCGCCGTCGGCCTGCTGCCCTGGCTCTCCGGCCGGGACCCGGCCCTGACCGTGCTGCGCGCGCGGTCCGCCGAACAGGAGCCGACCGAGGAGGCCCTGTCCGCGATCCGCCAGGACCTCGGCCTGGAGGCAGGTCCGCTCTCCCTGCTCGGCGACTGGGCCACCGGGCTCCTGCGCGGCAACCTCGGCACCTCCTGGGTGTCGGGGACGGACGTCCTGCCGTCCGTCGCCTCCGGGCTCCAGGTGTCGCTGGGCCTGATGGCCGCAGCGCTGTCGGTGGCCGTGCTGCTGGCCGTGGCCCTGGTGACACCCGTACTGGTGCGGGGGCGGGGGTCGGCGGGGGCGTTCGCAGCCATGGCCGCCGCCGTGCCGGAGTTCCTCCTGGCCACCGTGGCGCTGCTGGTGTGCGGAGTGTGGCTGGGGTGGCTGCCGACCTCCGGCTGGCAGGGGCCCGAGTACCTGGTCCTGCCCGCACTCGCGCTCGGCGTCCCCGCAGGCGGTTTGCTCGGGCGGCTCGTCGCGGACGCGCTGCCTGCCGTACTGGACGAACGATGGGCGGAACTGTGGCGGGGAGCGGGGGTGAGCCGCACCCGTGTCACGCTAGCCGCGCTACGTCGCGTACTGCCTCCGCTGGTACCACAGTTCGCGATGGTCGCCGTCGGCCTGACGGGCGGCGCGGTCGCCGTGGAAACCGTCTTCGCGGTACCCGGCATCGGACGTACCGCGCTGGGCGCGGCCAAGTCCCAGGACTTGCCACTGCTCCAGGGAGCTGTCCTCGCCCTGCTTGCCCTGGGCCTGATCACCGGAGCGCTGGCCGCCCTCGTGCGACGGCGGCTGCTGGGTCCCGCCCTGCGCGACGCCGGTCTCTCGCTGCCACCGGCCCGCCCTGTCCGGGCGCACCCGGCGATTCCGGCCGTCCTCGGCGCCCTCCTGCTGGCCGCGATCGGCTGGGGCCTGTTCCGCGACCCGTACGCGGTCGACACCAATGCTCGGCTGGCCCCGCCCTCGTGGTCCAACCCGATGGGTACCGACGGGCTGGGCCGCGACGTGCTGGCCCGGCTCGGTCACGGGGCCGCCTCCACGGTCGGCACGGCGGCGGCAGTGTGTCTGCTGAGCCTGGTAGTCGCCCTGGCACTGGGCTTCGTGCCCGGCATTGCGGCGGGCGCTGCAGACATCGCCAACGCGCTGCCGCCGGTGATCGTCGGCATCCTGGTCGCGGCGGCCGCCGGTCCCGGCACCGGCGGAGCGGCTTTGGCGGTCGCGCTGATCTCCTGGCCGCCCCTGGCCGCGCATGCGGCGGCGCTGGTGCAGGAGGTCCGGGCGTCGACGTTCCTGACTGCCCAACGCGCCATAGGCGCAACGCCGCTGTGGATTCTCACCCGGCACGTCCTGCCGTCCGTCGCCGCCCCGGTCGCCCGGCACGCCCTTCTGCGGCTGCCGGGAATCGCTCTCGCCCTGGCCTCTCTGGGATTCCTCGGCCTCGGCGCCCAGCCACCCGCCCCCGAGTGGGGTCTTCTCCTCGACGAGTCCCGCGCCTACGTGGAACGCGCCCCTTGGGCGGCCCTCGCGCCGGCCGTCGCACTGGCCCTGCTAGCGGGATTGGCCGTTTCGGGCGCGGCATACGCGCAAGGCCGGCGCACGACCGGCCGCACTGTACGGAAGGAGACCGCCCATGCCGTCTGA